Proteins from one Anopheles nili chromosome 2, idAnoNiliSN_F5_01, whole genome shotgun sequence genomic window:
- the LOC128730189 gene encoding uncharacterized protein LOC128730189 encodes MGLVGESSAMASSTSVASTDSYPINFRSFSTDLKSDEIGTNRSELPPDIGVQPDALETGEACASRIAALGKVKWDKEQFDTRRPYERKSYDRSYRRLPGHLAEFEGLDVKPRKCAVTDTFARRTPIEEVFHKRNIKSVCATEAPRSLVDCVDDVIVADNVSSSETETEEECVELEQAPDKRAVSRECCKTFFRARRTLLRSEMFQEYFNREPPPPKEVDSDDTEQTLDVVASRDSLSQTEQVQSDSVQPRQVRSSSIGSYEPPAILHKESKAPVIKAQELFIQRMRGRYLQRFDRVRQKLEDAERERQKPPVPFDAEQYEADYPAPDITNQAKVHYRESLRKRLEELELLQRRSVRKYPASAKQFAAYKFQLMEDRRKLRDEALLVEDYLRNANTPKELPQARLEVRHYRLAEFGVQWDDAEDTEDERDLKEQQQQDEPLVYHTCLTREEWGHWLARSTKIEKLKLPKVNVPRLPVLVHKSHESPIRAYIHGRQDSYSAVGEPEQSHQRLGQPQEIASSIRTPASQPKVTMRDLLFDPMVKPEPVDYISYNINLRPYLEIAEQRQQRLKGQRKGQRQLRKSRMQWIEQLVDEICHRKRC; translated from the exons ATGGGCCTGG TAGGCGAATCGTCAGCGATGGCATCATCCACTAGCGTGGCTTCAACCGATTCCTATCCAATCAACTTTCGTTCATTCAGCACTGATTTGAAGAGCGACGAAATCGGTACAAATAGATCGGAACTGCCGCCAGACATTGGAGTACAGCCGGACGCGCTTGAAACTGGAGAGGCTTGTGCCAGCCGTATCGCGGCGTTAGGAAAGGTAAAATGGGACAAAGAGCAGTTTGACACCCGGCGTCCGTACGAGCGGAAAAGCTACGACCGTTCGTACCGGCGGCTTCCGGGACACCTAGCCGAGTTCGAGGGGCTTGACGTGAAGCCTAGGAAATGTGCGGTCACGGACACGTTCGCCAGGCGGACTCCGATAGAGGAAGTGTTTCATAAGCGCAACATCAAGAGTGTTTGTGCCACCGAAGCACCGCGAAGTCTGGTGGATTGCGTCGACGATGTCATTGTGGCGGATAACGTGAGTTCAAGCGAAACTGAGACTGAGGAGGAGTGTGTCGAGTTGGAACAAGCCCCTGACAAGAGGGCTGTTTCGCGGGAGTGCTGCAAGACGTTCTTCCGAGCCAGAAGAACACTGCTACGGAGTGAGATGTTTCAGGAATACTTCAATCGAGAGCCACCTCCTCCGAAGGAAGTGGACTCTGATGACACGGAACAGACGTTGGACGTCGTTGCGTCGAGAGATTCCCTTAGCCAAACCGAACAGGTGCAATCTGATTCGGTTCAACCCCGGCAGGTTAGATCAAGTTCCATTGGATCATACGAGCCACCCGCGATTTTGCACAAAGAAAGTAAAGCTCCCGTCATCAAGGCACAGGAGCTGTTCATACAACGCATGAGGGGGCGCTATCTGCAAAGATTCGATCGGGTCCGTCAGAAGCTGGAAGATGCCGAACGGGAACGCCAAAAGCCTCCCGTACCCTTCGATGCGGAGCAGTACGAAGCGGACTATCCGGCGCCTGATATCACGAACCAAGCTAAAGTTCACTATCGCGAATCGCTTCGCAAGCGTCTAGAGGAGTTGGAACTACTTCAACGGCGATCTGTTCGCAAATATCCGGCATCGGCCAAGCAGTTTGCGGCGTACAAGTTCCAGCTAATGGAGGACCGGCGAAAGCTGCGTGATGAAGCACTTCTTGTGGAAGATTACCTCCGAAATGCGAACACCCCGAAAGAACTCCCGCAGGCCCGACTCGAAGTTCGCCACTATCGACTGGCTGAGTTTGGCGTCCAATGGGACGATGCGGAAGACACCGAGGACGAACGAGACCtgaaggagcagcagcagcaggacgaacCGCTGGTCTACCACACCTGCCTGACACGGGAAGAGTGGGGCCACTGGTTAGCGAGAAGTACCAAGATCGAGAAGCTGAAGTTGCCGAAAGTCAACGTTCCTCGGCTTCCGGTGCTGGTGCACAAAAGCCACGAAAGCCCAATCCGTGCCTACATTCATGGAAGACAGGATAGTTACTCTGCTGTGGGTGAGCCCGAGCAGAGCCACCAACGGCTTGGTCAACCGCAAGAGATTGCCAGTTCCATTCGAACGCCCGCCTCTCAGCCAAAGGTTACGATGCGTGACCTCCTGTTCGACCCAATGGTCAAACCCGAGCCAGTGGATTACATTTCGTACAACATAAACCTACGGCCATATTTGGAAATCGCCGAGCAGCGCCAACAACGTCTCAAGGGACAGCGAAAGGGTCAACGGCAGCTACGCAAAAGCCGGATGCAGTGGATTGAGCAGCTCGTAGACGAAATCTGTCACCGGAAACGGTGCTAG